The sequence GTACGGGGCTTAGATGAGGACGGCGTCTCGTTCGACGCGCTGGAGATGGGCTTCTGTCGCCACGAACGCGAGTGACAGAGCGACCTCGCCCGCGTTACTGACGAAGAAGCCGGCCACGCTGATGGGCACGGCCGCAGCGACGAACATCACGACACCACCCGCGAGCAGCCACGACCAGCCGGTACGCCGCCAGATGATCACGCCCGCCACGATCACGACGACGACCATGACGAGCGCGGGGACCGGGGGACCCGGGAAGCCGCCGCCGTTGGTGTAGTAGAAGAGGTCGCCCTGGATGACCGGTTCGAACTCGAGCAGCACGACCGAGCGCACGAACCCGAGCGTTGCCATCGCGAGGTAGAGCACCCACTCGGCGATGACCGAGACGCGCCCTTGGAGTCGAGGCGCGCCCACGCGACGCATCAGCTCGAAGCCGGTGAGAATCCAGATGGGCGTGAGCAGCGCATGCCCGACGAAGCGCGGCCAGGAGAGCGCCACGAGGAGCGAGCCGTCGCCGATCGTCGCGCCCGCTGCCACGATCGCGTTATCCCACACGAGCAGCGCGATGGGCAGTGCAAGCGTGAAAGCGCCCAGCGACCTACGCCGTGCGAACAGCACGAATCCCCATATCGCGATGACCAACTGGGCGAGAGCGAAGCCGATGTAGGCGGCGGTGAGCATGTTCACTCCTCGGAATGTGCTGCGGACAGCGCCAACGCCGAGATTATCACCACGTCTTGGAGGAAGTGGATAGTCCACGCCCAGAAGATGCCGCCGGTGTCGATGACCGAGCCCGCCAGCAACCACCCGAGGAACCCTGCGAGCAGTGCACCGATGATGCCGTTGGGCATGCCGCGGTAGTGAGGCGCCCCGAAGATGACCGCCGAGATAAGCAGCACCCACGGGGTGGCGACCACGCCCACCAGCGGCACGATGATGCCGAGCCGGAAGATGGCCTCCTCGGCGAAGGAGTTCGTGAGCGCGAACAGCAGGACCCAACCCAGCAGCGGGGCCAGCTCGGCAAGCCGCACACCGGTGCCGCGGAAGCGGAAGAACAGGAAGATGCTCGTCACGACGGTGATGGTGACGGCGAACGACAGCCCGAGGGTGGCCCAGGTGTCACTCGGCCCGATACCCAGCCACGCCACAGGTGTCGCCGGAGCGCCAATCGTCCCCACCGAGAAGTAGCGCGCGAAGTTCTCGGGATTCAGCAGCCAGCTCACGCCGAGCACCGCCGCCGCGACAACCAGCGAAGCGGGCTGATAGACGATCTGCGACGCGATGTAGGAGTTGCGACCGGGCTTGGCCGGTCGGCGCCGCGCGAGCGCGGGCAGCGCGAACAGCAGCGCGGCTGCGGCGGCGAACTGCACGACGAGCGTGATCGCGAGCGTCATCGGCGGGCCTTGAACCAAGCGACGGTCTTCGCCATGCCCGCGGGAAGCGGCGTGGCCTTCAGGCCGAACTCGCGCTCGATGGCGCTCGAATCGACCACGAACGGCTCGGTGAACTCGTAGAGCATCTCGACGGATTCCTTGGCGACCGGCATGAACAGTCCGCCGATACGAATGGTGAGCGGGCTGAGCGCCCCCGTCTTCTCGGGAAGGCCTGCGGCCTTGAAGGCGTGCGCAACCGTGGCTCGGCCGGTGACGGCGGGCGCGTGCGGCAGGTTCCACGTGCGGCCGAACGCGCGATCCTCGGTACCGAGCGTCGCCAGACCACGACCGACGTCCTCTATATATGCGTAGGAGTGCACGACGTCGGCGCTCCCCACGAGCGAGACCTTCTTGCCCGCAAGCAACGGCTCGAACACCATCGTGCCCATCGCTGAGTCGACGACGCCCGGACCGTAGTAGTCGGCCGCGCGCCCCGTGGCGACTTCAAGGTCTCCGGCCGCCATCAGCTCGAGGAGCTCCTCGGTCATCGCCGCGCGAGTCGCACCCTTCTTCGAGCACGGGTTCATCGGCGTGGACTCGGTCATGGGACCGTTCACCCGGCCCAACCCGTACAGGTTCTCGAGCGAGACGTAGCGAGCACCGACGCTCCGTGCAGCAGCGACGACGCCGCGCTGGAGCGGCGGGAACAGCTCGGGCCACTTGCTGTAGTTGGGATTGAGGCACTGGTAGACGACGCTCGCGCCCTGGGCGGCGTTCGTCGCCT comes from Coriobacteriia bacterium and encodes:
- a CDS encoding CPBP family intramembrane metalloprotease, producing the protein MTLAITLVVQFAAAAALLFALPALARRRPAKPGRNSYIASQIVYQPASLVVAAAVLGVSWLLNPENFARYFSVGTIGAPATPVAWLGIGPSDTWATLGLSFAVTITVVTSIFLFFRFRGTGVRLAELAPLLGWVLLFALTNSFAEEAIFRLGIIVPLVGVVATPWVLLISAVIFGAPHYRGMPNGIIGALLAGFLGWLLAGSVIDTGGIFWAWTIHFLQDVVIISALALSAAHSEE
- a CDS encoding NAD-dependent epimerase/dehydratase family protein — encoded protein: MSDLHVVFGTGPAGTNTAIALAEKGLRVRAVNRSGKRPAAMPADVEVVAVTDASDAAQATNAAQGASVVYQCLNPNYSKWPELFPPLQRGVVAAARSVGARYVSLENLYGLGRVNGPMTESTPMNPCSKKGATRAAMTEELLELMAAGDLEVATGRAADYYGPGVVDSAMGTMVFEPLLAGKKVSLVGSADVVHSYAYIEDVGRGLATLGTEDRAFGRTWNLPHAPAVTGRATVAHAFKAAGLPEKTGALSPLTIRIGGLFMPVAKESVEMLYEFTEPFVVDSSAIEREFGLKATPLPAGMAKTVAWFKARR